GGACGCGAACGAAGTGTGGATGATCACCGCCGGGGGCGCGATGTTCGCCGCCTTCCCGCACTGGTACGCGACGCTGTTCAGCGGCTTCTACCTGGCGCTGGCGCTGATCCTGCTGGCGCTGATCCTGCGCGGCGTGGCGTTCGAGTTCCGCAGCAAGCGCGACGATCCGCAGTGGCGCAGCCGCTGGGACTGGGCGATCTTCTTCGGCAGCGTGATCCCGGCGCTGCTGTGGGGCGTGGCGTTTGGCAACATCATTCGCGGCACGCCGATTGACGCCAGCATGAATTTCACGGGCAACTTCTTTGACCTGGTCAGCCCCTACACGATCATTACCGGGTTGGCGGGCGTGGCCGTCTTCGTGCTGCACGGCGCGATTTTCATCACGATGCGCACCGAGGGTGCGGTCGAGAAGCGCGCGCAGGACTGGGCGCGCAAGTTCGTGATGCCGGTGATCGCTGTCTGCGCGCTGCTGGCGATCGCGAATTACGCGCAGCTCGATCTGTATACCGAGATTGGTGCTAATCCGGGCGTGGTCCCGGTCGCGACGGCAGCGTCGCTGCTGGCGGTGGGCTACTTCGTGTGGAACCGGCAGTTCACGTGGGCGTTCGCCATGATGGCGCTGACGATGGTGCTGGCGCTGGTGACCTACTTCTGGTTCCTGTACCCGAACGTGATGGTGTCCAGCACGAACTCGGCCTTCAGCCTGACGGTGGACAGCGCGTCGTCGTCGGACTACACGCTGAAGGTGATGAGCATCGTGGCGCTGATCTTCGTGCCGATCGTGCTCGTTTACCAGGGGTGGACCTACTGGGTGTTCCGCAAGCGCGTCCTGGACGACACGAAGGCGCTGCATTATTAGCGGCGGCGAATAGCCGCTAGCAGTTGGCGGTTAGCCAAGGGCAAGAGCTATATGCAAGAGGCGGGTACAGAGCGCATCCGCCTCTTTCTTTGTGTGGGGGAAGGGCGAAAAGGCAAACGCGACCTCACCCCCCGGCCCCTCTCCAATCGGGGTTGGAGAGGGGAGACAAGCGAGGGGATGGGCCGCTCTGTTTTTCGTAGGGGTGGGGCTTGCTCCGCCCGTTTTGTCGTGAACAGCGTACGGAAACAAATGTAGGGGCGTATTGCAATACGCCCCTACGGGAATGCCGTGGTGTCGTAAATGTAGGCGATACAAGATCGCCCCAACGGAACGGGCTGTGTCAGGACAGCGCTTGCTCGACCAGCGTCCACGCGTGGTGCAGCGCGTCATCGAGCTTCTCCGGGTCCTTGCCGCCCGCTTGTGCCAGATCTGGGCGACCGCCGCCGCCCCCGCCGACGACTTTCGCCGCCTCGCGGATGATGTTCCCGGCGTGCACGCGCTTGCCGAGGTCTTTCGTCGCAGCGGCGATGAGCTGAGGTTTGCCTGTGTCCGCGATAGTCCCCAGCACGATCACGCCGCTCTGGGCGCGGTCGCGGAACCAGTCCGTCATTTCGCGCAGCGTGTCGGACGTGGTCGGGTTGACGCGCGCGACGAGCACCGCCACACCGCCGATTTCCGTCGCCTGCTGGTACAGGGTATCGAACTCGACCTTCGCCAGCCGGCGGTGCAGCCGCGCGATCTCCTGCTGCGATTCCTTCAGGTCCGTTTGCAGGCTGTGCACACGATCCGGCACGGCGTCCGGCGTCGCGCCAAGCAGCCCGGCGGTATCACGGAGCAGGCCGATACTGCGGCGGATGTAGGCTTCCGCGCCGTGGCCGGTCAGCGCCTCGATGCGGCGGATGCCCTGGGCAACACTGCCTTCCGCCGTAATCACGAATGGGCCGATCACGCCGGTTTCGGTGACGTGGTTACCACCGCACAGCTCGTAGCTGAAGCGCGCGCGGGACTTCGGATCGGTGAAGATGTTGATGGTGCGCACGCGGTCGCCGTACTTCTCGCCAAAGAGCGCCATCGCGCCCTCGCCGCGCGCCGTGTCGAGATCCTTCCACTCGGCGCTGACGGGGTAGTTCGCCAGGATCGCGTCGTTGATCAGGCGCTGGATCGTGTCCAGTTCGTCATCGCTGATCGGCTGGTCGTGACTGAAGTCGAAGCGCAGGCGATCGGGCGCGACCAGCGAGCCGCGCTGCTGGACGTGCGTGCCGAGCACAGAGCGCAGCACGGCGTGCAGCAGGTGGGTCGCGGTGTGGTTGCGCGTGATGTCCAGGCGGCGCCCGGCGTCCACGGTGGCGGTGCAGGTTTCGCCCGCCTGGGGCCGTCCCTCGACCACCTCGCCGCTGTGCACGATCAGCCCGCCGACTGGCTGGCGCACGTCTTCCACGTCCACGGTCCAATCCTGGCCCTCGATCACGCCCGTGTCGCTGACCTGGCCGCCCGCCTCGACATAAAACGGCGTCACGTCCAGCACCAGCTCGACGTGATCGCCCACGCTGGCGCTCTCGACCAGTTCGCCGTCGCGCAGGATGGCGACGAGACGCGTTTCCAGGCTGAGGGGGCCGTACTGGTCCTGCTTGACGCGCCCGTCGATCAGGCCCTGGTCGCGCAGCGTGTTCAGCGCGGCGCTGTAGGCTTCGCCCATGTCGATCGCGCCGAACGCGCCGCCGCCCACGCCGCGACTCACAGCTTCGTGGTGGGCCTGCGCCGTGCGGAAGCCTTCTTCATCCACGCTGTAGCCCTGTTCCTGGGCGATGTCGCGCGTGATTTCGAGCGGCAGGCCCTTTTCGGCGTGCAGGCGGAAGGCCAGATCGCCGGGCAGCGTGCCGCCGGGTTCCAGCGCGCCGAGCATCGTTTCAAGCTCCGACAGGGCGCGATCCATCGCGCGGCGGAAGCGGATTTCCTCGTTAGTGATGGTGCGTTCGATGGCTTCCTGGCGCTCCACGATTTCCGG
This sequence is a window from Aggregatilinea lenta. Protein-coding genes within it:
- the cydB gene encoding cytochrome d ubiquinol oxidase subunit II — protein: MSLSDLWFILISVLFIGFFFLEGFDYGVGILLPFLGKTDTERRQIIGTIGPFWDANEVWMITAGGAMFAAFPHWYATLFSGFYLALALILLALILRGVAFEFRSKRDDPQWRSRWDWAIFFGSVIPALLWGVAFGNIIRGTPIDASMNFTGNFFDLVSPYTIITGLAGVAVFVLHGAIFITMRTEGAVEKRAQDWARKFVMPVIAVCALLAIANYAQLDLYTEIGANPGVVPVATAASLLAVGYFVWNRQFTWAFAMMALTMVLALVTYFWFLYPNVMVSSTNSAFSLTVDSASSSDYTLKVMSIVALIFVPIVLVYQGWTYWVFRKRVLDDTKALHY
- the alaS gene encoding alanine--tRNA ligase — protein: MKKMTSAEVREAFLEFFEEMNHKRVASSSLVPGNDPTLLFTNAGMVQFKDVFLGLDKRDYSRATTSQKCMRVSGKHNDLENVGPSPRHHTFFEMLGNFSFGDYFKHDAIRFAYDLLTRAYGIPDEDLLFTVHTTDDDAYAIWTEEIGVPAERVYRMGDKTNFWQMADVGPCGPTSEIHYDWGAEACTCGIGAEPHFHLDNGCARYLEIWNLVFMQFQQFPDGHREPLPKPGVDTGMGLERIVSVVQQKLANYDTDLFMPIIRRVQQLTGDTDAQREANFVPYRVIADHMRAATFMIADGVRPGATGRDYVCRMIIRRAVRFGTKLGFEQPFLAKVADAVIETMGEAYPEIVERQEAIERTITNEEIRFRRAMDRALSELETMLGALEPGGTLPGDLAFRLHAEKGLPLEITRDIAQEQGYSVDEEGFRTAQAHHEAVSRGVGGGAFGAIDMGEAYSAALNTLRDQGLIDGRVKQDQYGPLSLETRLVAILRDGELVESASVGDHVELVLDVTPFYVEAGGQVSDTGVIEGQDWTVDVEDVRQPVGGLIVHSGEVVEGRPQAGETCTATVDAGRRLDITRNHTATHLLHAVLRSVLGTHVQQRGSLVAPDRLRFDFSHDQPISDDELDTIQRLINDAILANYPVSAEWKDLDTARGEGAMALFGEKYGDRVRTINIFTDPKSRARFSYELCGGNHVTETGVIGPFVITAEGSVAQGIRRIEALTGHGAEAYIRRSIGLLRDTAGLLGATPDAVPDRVHSLQTDLKESQQEIARLHRRLAKVEFDTLYQQATEIGGVAVLVARVNPTTSDTLREMTDWFRDRAQSGVIVLGTIADTGKPQLIAAATKDLGKRVHAGNIIREAAKVVGGGGGGRPDLAQAGGKDPEKLDDALHHAWTLVEQALS